CGATGAGCTATCACGTCTTACACTTCTGGAAAATACGCTGAAAGCCAACATTATCTCTTTTGCCAAAGGGATCGGCTGGGATGTCGACAGGCCCATCAGTTTACGTATAGACAGCATCGAAAAAGTACGCCCGGTCACCTTCAAAGAACAAAAGCTGCTTGCGTTCGACGTAACCTTTCGTACCAATGTATTTCTGCCTGACTATCTGGGACTGGGTAAAGGGGTGAGTTTGGGATTTGGGACTGTGAGACAAATTAGAAAATAAGGATAAAACTATGGCATATCTATACGGAGCCAGTGTGCAAGGCATACAGGGCTTTATTTTTCAAACAAACAAACTCAAAGAAATTGTTGGTGCAAGCGAGTTGGTGGAACAGATTTGTACGACAAAATTTTTGGAAGTAGCTGGTATTGATAGCAGTGTCCGGGATACTGATGGAAATATTCCAAACCTAATCATCAACGCGGCCGGGAATATCAAATACATTTTTGAAGACAAAGCTAAATGTGAAAATTTCGTTAGAATCTTTCCTAAAGTCATTATGGACTTTGCCCCAGGTATTACAATCAGTCAAGCGGTTGTTCCTTTATCAGGAGATTTATCAAAGGATATAGACTTTTTGGAACAACGCTTAAAAGTACAACGAAGCAAAGTTTCGATGCCAGTTGAAACAGGCTTTATGGGTTTAGAACGAGATAGAAGAGCTGGCGGTGTAGCTTTCATTAGTAGAAACAAACGAAAAGGAGGAAGCGAAGAAATTTGTGAAGCAACTCATAAAAAACGTCAAAAATCTGACCCTGACTATCAGTATAAAGATGAACAACAAAAAGAGAACCTGTTTTTCAAAATATCTAACAAGGTTGTATCAAAAGATGAAGTACCTCACGATGTAGATAAAATTAGTGAAAGTGGCAAAAACTCATGGCTGGCTATTATTCATGCTGATGGGAATGCTTTAGGTATTCTTTTACAAACACTTGGAAAAAAACTCAAAGAAAATAAGTTTTCAGCAGAGAAAGTAAAAACAGCTTTTTCAACTTTTTCTAAAAATCTTGACGCTGCTACAAAAAAGGCTGCTCAGATAGCTTTTGAAAATATTATTAAAGTTGATTTAGCCGAGTATAAGTATCCCATCCGTCCCGTAATCCTTGGTGGTGATGATCTAACAGTCATTATCCGTGCAGATTTAGCTTTAGATTTTACGATTGAGTTTTTGAAAGCGTTTGAAAAAGAAACTGAAACGCAGTTTGGTTTTTTGAAGACAGAGTATAAAGTTGATGGCTTTGAAAATGGCATTACTGCCTGTGCCGGCATTGCCTATATCAAAGAAAAGTATCCTTTTCATTATGGGGTGCATTTAGCTGATATGCTTACAGGTAAAGCAAAGAAGTTTTCTAAGGAAGATGAAAAAGCTATTCCTCCTTCAAGTATATCTTTCTACAAAGTACAATCTTCATTTATTGAAAGTTTAGATGATATGACTGGGAAAACGCTCACGGCTACAGAATCAAGTGTAAGTTTTGATTATGGACCTTATTTGATTCATGCCCAAGAAGGAAAACCGAGTGTAGAAATGCTTAAAAAGAAGTTGGCTGTTCTTGAGGAAGAAGCTGAAAAACGAGATCAATCAAGAGGAGTGTCTAAACTTCGTCAATGGATTTCAGAACTATATAAAGATAAATCTACAGCAAGTTTTATGTTAGAGAGGATAAAACAGACAGAAGAACATCGAAAAGAGAAGAGTCTGTATGAACGTTTGGGTTTGGAGAATGCTCTTGAAGAAATAGAGAAAAATAAAGATGAAAATGTTTTGCCTAAACATAAAACCATCATCTACGACGTAATTCAACTTCATTCCCTAAAGTACTAAACGATGGAACTGACCTACAAAATAACATTTTTAAGCGATTGGCATTGCGGTTCGGGATTGTCGGGTGGTGCAGAAGCCGATGCAACGGTTATCAAAGATGACCGTAATTTACCTTATATAGCCGGTAAGACCATAAAGGGCTTATTAAAAGAGGCTTTAGAGGAAATGTATGAAGTAAAGCCTGATACAAAGGAGAAAATATGTATTGATGAGCTATTGGGCTATGAAATTAAAGATGAAAAAACGAAAAAAGTCATAGAAACGAAAAGCGGCATTGCTTTCTTTTCTAATGCCACACTGCCCAAAGAAGAAAAAGAAGACATCACTCCAGTACTGAGTGATTTTTTATACCGAAACATTGCTTCAACCCAAATAGAGAAAAACGGCACTGCCAAAGACAACTCTTTGAGAGTCATGGAGGTTTGTATTCCGATTACTTTAGAGGGTAGAATAACAGGCATTGCTTCTGAGAAACAGATAGAATTACTAACAAATGCTCTCAAATGGGTTCGGCATTTGGGGGTAAATCGTAACCGAGGATTAGGTAGATGTAAGTTTGAAATCACTCCAAAATCGAATTAAACTATGGCAGAACAATATTATATATGTACGCTTGAAAGCGATGTTGTTTTGAACAGCAAAATGGCAACCGAAGGGAATATGAAAACCTTAGATTATATCGCTGGCAGCAATTTCCTGGGCGTTGTAGCTAACGGAATATATGCGAAGCATAAAGAAAAAGCATATTCAATTTTGCACGCTGGAGAAGTATCTTTTGGCGACGCTCACATTTCATTGGATGGCAAAGAAGTAAGTTATGCCATACCTTTTTCGCTGTTTAATGATAAAATTGAGAATAAACTTGGTGTGCATAAGGCTTGGATGCATCATTTGATAGATTTTGACAAAAATCCCCCTTTTGATTCTAAAGGAAGTAAATCACAGTCAAAACAAGTGCGAAGCGGCTATCTAACACCTACCGGACACATTTTAAAAAGTCCAGATAAGAATTTTGTGTTAAAATCTGCTCAAGATAGAGATGAAAGACGCTCAAAAGATGGGGCAATGTTTGGCTTTGAATCTTTAAAAGCCGGTCAAGTATATGTATTTTCGGTGCGGTATTAAAATGCTGATTATCAGCCAATTGTAGAAGAGTTTTTAATAGGAAAAAAACGGATTGGTAAATCTAAAACGGCTCAATATGGGCAAGTTGATATTCAGCCTATTGCTAATCCAACTACAATTGAATCTATCGAAAAGTCACAAAATTATACCATCATTTATGCTGAAAGTAACCTTTGTTTTTTCAATGAGTATGGACAAACTACTTTTCAACCTAAGCCAGAAGATCTGGGACTCAATGGCGGAGAAATCTGTTGGGAAAAATCTCAAATTCGTACTTATACCTATTCTCCGTGGAATGGCATCAGAAATACCCCAAATACACAAAGAGATTGTATTCTGAGAGGTTCTGTTTTTTATATAACAGGTGCAGTAGCTTCAGAGAAAAAAACGGATAGTGTCGGCGAATACCAAGCCGAAGGTTTAGGACGAGTGATTTATAATCCTGCGTTCTTGAAAGGGAATGAAATTAATGGAGAGTGGGAGTTTGAACTATTCAAAGAATCAAATAATCCTGATAAAAAAGACGATATCACTCAACCAGAGCCCAAAACAGTTTTAGGGAAGTTTTTAAATGGACTAAAAGCGCAAAAAGGTAAAGATTTATCTATTTCAGAAGCTGTATATAAGGCATTATTGATAGATGAATTATCCTGTAAAGAAAGCTACTTCCTTCTTTTTAAAGAATGAAACCAGCAATTCCGTGTCTTTTCTGACCTCCTCAATTTTTTCTTTCAACACTTCGGCCAAATCTGTCAGGTCGAGGAATACCCGGTTTTTGAGCTCTCTTTTTAACTGACTCCACAGCAACTCGACCGGGTTCAGTTCCGGGCTATAACCAGGCAGGGCCACAAGGTGCACGCGCCCTTTCTTGCGCGCCAAAAAGTCCTTTATGGCTTGGCTACGGTGGATGGTCGCGCCATCCCAGATCACGATCAAGTCCTTGCTGCGGTACCTGCGGCATAGGTACTCCAGAAAGTCAACCACCCCCTCACTATTGTATGCCTTGTCTTGTCCGCCGACGTACAGCCTCCCATTAGGGGCCATCGCGGCGATCAGACTGAGGTGTTCTTTTGCCCGCCTTCTCCTCGATAATGGGCGTTTTACCCTTGGGTGCCCACGTACGGCAAACGAGGGGGAGCAGATAGAAGCCTGATTCATCGATATATACGATAGCACGGTTCTCATCCTCGGCTTTTTTTAATTCCGGTACCGTCTCTTCCCGCCACTGCTGGACTTTCTGCTTGCTCTGCTGGCGAGCCTTTTTGGCGGGCTTCTGCAAGCTCCATCCCAGTTTTTTTAGGATACGCCCCACCTGCGTTAGGTCGTAGCTGACACCGAATAGCCTGCCAATCAACTCGTTGACACGAGAGCGTGTCCAGATGTGGCCGGGAAAACCGTGGCTGACAGCACCTTGTTTAAGCTCTTCGACAAGCTGCGAAAGCTGTTCTGACGTCAGTTTAGGCAACGAACCTGGCGGCTTTCGGGCCAGCAAGCCTTCCGCCCCCAACTCCCGATACTTTTTCAGCGTCTGGCTTACCCAGCCCTCGGTCAGTCCAAGAGCCGAGGTGATGTCCTTCTGCTTCCAACCCGCTTCTTTCAACTCCACGCAGCGGCGACGTAGTATTTCGTAATCTGATGGTTTGTATTTTGCTTTCATAAATGCAATTTACAAACTTTATAAACCTATTCACCCATCAATAAAGAAGCAGTTAATGTTGTTAGAAAATATAGAGATAATAAAATCAATGTGCAAAGTATTTTTGAAATCGTTTCTCGAAATATGGTAAAAACAAATACTTTTGATTTAGCCGTACAAGACGGTAAATTTCTGGTAAAACACAAAGGTATATTGTTTTTTGAAAGTAGCTTAACAGAATCAGATATTGATTTCTTTTATTTCAATGCAGGATGGTTTGAACTTTTAACTGCACAATCATTATTAAAAAAATACCCCGAAGATAAAATTTACTTAAGTGTAAGATTTCCTTATTTATCGAATCAAATTTTTGATAAAAATGAAGTTGATATTTTGATAAATGATAGCGGAAAGCTTGTTTTTATTGAATGCAAATCAGGTGAGGTAAAATCGGAACATATTGATAGAATCAAAAACCGAAAAGATACTTTTGGAGGGTTGATTTCAAAAAGTATTTTGGTTACTCGTTTTCCGTTAGAAACAAACGTTAACACTCACCTTAGTAAAAATATGGTGGAAAAGTGCAAGGAGTATGGAATAGAATATAAAACCTTATATGAACTCTCAAAATAATCCTTTTGACTTTTTATAAACTCAATTTCTGATTATGGGTCGTAAAATTTTTATTTCGTTTTTGGGGACTAATAATTATGTTCCTTGCAATTATTTTGTAGAAACAGATGCTACCCGAAAAGTGAGTGACATTAAATATGTTCAGGAGGCGATTATCAAGTTATTTTGTAGTGATTTTACGAAAAATGATGCAATATTCACCTTTACTACAACACTGGCTCACCAAATGAATTACTTAGATGATGGCCAGTGGAACAATAAAAGCCAACAATACGACTTACCCAATACTGGTTTACAGGGTGTTTATAAGAATATTTTAGGAGGTTCAAACAGTCCGCAATATCAATCATTGCCTATTAAAGAGGGTTTTTCAGAAAAAGAAATTTGGGAAATATTTGAAACCGTATCGAGTGTTATTGAAAAAGATGATGAGTTGATACTGGATATTACTCACGCCTTTAGATTTTTACCTATGCTCGGCATAACCCTGATAGATTTTTTGAAAGTAACCAAAAATATCACTGTGAAAGGTGTATTTTATGGTGCATTTGAAAAATTGGGCGTACAATCAAAAGTACTCAGTATGCCTATTGAAGAACGTAATGCTCCAATTATCAACCTTTTGTCTTTAATTGAACTTCAGCGTTGGACACAAGCGGCAAACAATTTTAATCAATACGGCTTTGCTGATGGCATTTTAGAATTAACCAATAAAAATATTAAACCTATTTTAGCTAAATCTCAGGGAAGAGACGAACTTTCTCAAAATTTAAGGGGCTTAGGAAATATTATTGACACACTTATTAAAAACATTTTTACTAACCGAGGTAGAAACTTGAATGAATTTAACTCAGAAAGCCTTGAAAATAATATTTCATTTATCGAGTCATCCGATTTGTTTATTAAGCCTCTTAAATCACTTTTTGAAATTATTAAAAATAAGATAATTCCTTTCACTTATTCAAAAGAGATTTGGTTAGAATCCGCAAAATGGTGCAATAACCATAACCTTATACAACAAGGTATAACCCAACTACAAGAAGGTATTATTACGTATTTATTAGGGCTTTGTTGCATAGTTATGTTGGCAACCGTTTGACTGTCTTAGGCATACCCAATCTGGTGAATCGGTTTAAGCAAGTGGCTTTGATTTGGGCTTCGGTCTGTTGATTAGTTACCAATCGAGCCGACAACCGTTCACCGAAAATCATCTTCCAACGAAACATAGCCGTCTCGGCTTTGCTCCGGCGATGGTAGCCAATTTGCTGTTTCCATGCTGCTATACCCACCAAACGAATCTGACGAACGGCCTCATTACGAGGGTGTATTAAATCATTTCCGTTTTCACTGGTCCAGATGACTGCGTTGGATCGGGGCGGTATCACAGGCTGAATCCAGTGCTTTTCTAACTCGTCAAAAACTTTGACTTGGTCATAAGCTCCATCTGCCCTTAGTTTAGCGATAGGCCATTCAATATCAGCCAGTAAGGGCTTAATCATCTCAGCATCACTGATGGAATGAGTTGTCAACTCAACAGCGTGGATGGTATTAGTAGCTTCATCGGCTACTAAATGCAGTTTACGCCAGGTACGCCGTTGATCAGCTCCATGCTTGCGTACCTTCCACTCACCCTCGCCATAGACTTTTAATCCCGTACTATCCACTACCAGATGAATCGGTTTGACTTGGTTATCAGTAGGTTTTTGAGGGGTATGGAAGGCCTGTAGGTGAGCCTGTCGCCTACAAAGCTGACTGTAGCTGGGTACTTGAATGTCAATCTTCATAATCGCTAATAAACTCTGAATCAACCCTTGTGTTTGTCGAAAGGCCAGCCGGAAGGCCGCTTTAAGAGCCAAGGCTGCTTGGATACATTGATCTGAATAGCGCAATAGCCCGCCGCGAGTACGAGGTCCTTGATAGTACCATTGAGTCAACGTCTTTTCATTCAGCCAAAGGGTGACAAAGCCTCTGTTAATCAATGCCTTATTATATTCAGGCCAGTTGGTTAACCGGTATTTTTCTTTGGGGATTGGTGGATTTCTTTGTGCCTTGGGCGGTAAATTTTCGGCTTGGGTAAAAAAGTGTATTTTTGGCATAGCACCGGATTAGCCCTGACAGTCCGGTCAGGTGGCAATTTTGTTGGTTTGGCAATCACAAAGTTCGCCATTCCGGTGCTTTTTCATACTAATGATTTATCTTTCAGCATCTATGCAACAAAGCCATTTCGATCCCTAAAACTGCCGGATTAGTTATCAAAAGGCAGTTGATGACAGTAAGTTTTACCCCTTTTGACTACTTGTCGGTTACGTAAGTACTCTTGTAATTCTCTGTCGATCTGTTTTACATCACGCTTGTTGAAAAGCTCAGGGTTGGCATCACCGCCGATGAGCTGTTCATTTTCGGGTAATTTTGCCGTTGTTGAAGTTAACTTTTTATTTTCATAGTTCATAGGTATTTTTATTTAAAATTGTAGTGTATTTATTTTGATTGGCCCTGCAGCAACGCCCGGTTTATGTTTAGTAAGTTGTTGAAACCAACCGGTCTGAAATTTCTTTTGCCTTGTCTTAGTTGCCACGATAGTTCGATTGTTTTAAAACTATGGTAACACTAAGGTCACCCATTGTTTGTTTATTTTGTTTTTGTCATAAGAGTACACATAACGGTTGGGGCTTGGCGAAGGCGGGGTTTTGAAAGTACGAATGTTTAAGTTTAGTATCCCAAAAGCTTTCGGGGCTAATAGAAGGGACAAATGGTGAGTGAAACTTGTAATTCTGTTCCGCTTTTGATAAACCCGGGTTACCGGCTCGCCGGTATTACTTAATGATTGCCACGTCTCCTCTTTTAATTTCATTCGGTTTATTTGGGTATTTGTACATTAATAAATAAGTATATATACCGACCGGACATTCTACCCCTTTGTAATCTCCATTCCAGGCGTTTTCGGGGTTATTGGATTTAAAAATCAGTTCACCCCATCGATTAAATATCAGTAACTCGTATTTTTCAAGTGGACAGGATGTCAATGGTAAAAATAAATCGTTTATATTATCATTGTTAGGCGAAAAAGCATCCGGAATACTGACTTTACAAAGTGAACTGTCTGTTATTTCACAATTTATTATTTCTATAGTTTTAAACAATGTATCAATACCACAATTGAAGTTAACTATGGCTCTAATAGTGAAAACCTTTGATGTTGTAAATTGGTGGTTAGTATTATTTGATGTTGATGTATTAAATACGCCGCTACCGGGGTCGCCAAAGTTCCAATTAACTGAAACAATTGGATCAATTGAATTTATTTGAAAAGAAGTTTGCCTGTTTAAACAAGTATCTTTGTGCAGGATAGTTCCCGTACAAGGGGCCCTATTGCAGTTTATTATTGAGACTATGGATGTGTCTTTAAATACTCCACAAGCAGCATTGACAGTTGCAATTACTGTATAAGTTCCGGCAGAAGTAAACTTATGTGAAGGATTTAACGCATTTGAATTATTGTTTGCCCCACTGGCAATGTCTCCGAAATTCCAATTAATACTATTGATCGAAGCTCCTGTTTTAAATGAGAATGTACTATTATTCTGGAGGCAACTATCCTTGAAGGTAATTAATCCATCACAACATAACCCTATAGATATTGATCTGCATATTTTTACAACCGGTAAGTTAGGTTCCTGAAAGCTTACACAGACATTATAAACACCCGGTGAAGTAAAAGTGTGAGTAGGAAATGGGGAAGGGCTTAATCCAGTAATTGTAATACTATCCTTTATTCCACTGGCAGGGTCTCCAAATTGCCAAAAAAAATAAGGCGAACGGCTTGTTCCTTCCGCTTGTAGGGCAAGGGTAAAATTTGAACAGGTATCTCCGGAAATCTTAATACCCCTAATTTGTCCGATAGATTGAAAATGTACTGTCAGAAGGAATAACATTAAAGTTGTGAGTTTCATAGCGTTTTTCATTTAATTGTATAATTTTATTGAACGTGAGTGTCTTTTTGGGTTGCAGGAAATGGTTTTGTGCTTGCCGAAGTTGAGGGTACTAAAGTTCATTAAATGCATATTTTCGATAGTTATAGGCGCCCTTTGTACTTCACTGCCTGCGGAGCACGAAACACCGCCTATTGCAAATGTATGTTAGCTGCTGTGCTTATTTTAGCTGTCATTATTCTTTGGTTTAGTTGTAACGCTTATTCGTCCAGTCAAGGAATGTCATTTCAAACTTAATCTCTCGGTTTCCGGGTGTCCCAATTTTTTTCCAACCTGCTTTTCTATAAAATGTTTCAGCTCTTGTCTTTGGTAAAGTTCCTAACCAAACATTATTCATTGCCTGCATAAATTACCAATCAGCCATAATGTCGTGAAGTTGTTTGCTCATTCCTTTTTGTTCAAATTCGGGTCTTAAAAATAAAGCCCAACTATTATGGACTTTCAAGTCAGCATTTGAAAATCCAACTATTTCATTATTAATTCACAAATTCAATCTTTTCCTCTAACTGTTATAAATTTCTTGCAATCTTTTTCTGTCACCAGTTAGGGTTAGATAAAGTATTTTTTGTCACGGAATTTCTTACTATTTGAATTTTTCTTATGTCGTCGATTTTCGCTTCTCAAATAATCATTTTTTGTCAAGTTAAATTTGATTGTATCGGTCGTCCGGCATTGCCACCAACACTTGTATATCCACCATTAACGGGTGCATTTCAATTTGTCGCTATGTATCCATAGTACTCTTAATAGGCTCTATGTGCTCGCCTACCAATCGCCAGCGGCCACTCATCGAACACACCCGCAGGTTTAACACGCGTTGAGCACCTCGAATACTCCACCGTTGACCAGATCGCTTCAAACGACGTTGCATGACTGTTCGGTGAGCCGATTCTATCGCCCCAGAACCAATCAATAAACCCCGTTCCCGATAACACCTGTAGTCCATTCGGTCTCGATTTGATTTCAGATAAGAACACACTGAATCGCGAAGAGAACCAGCAATGGGTAGCCCCTTGATATTCGCTGAAATACTGTTTAAAAAACTTTCTAACAGAAGATTACGTTGAGTGTTAAGCCAATCTATTGCCCGCTTCCCACTCCCAAAAGCCGCCACACCAGCCTCGCTGACATGGCCCAAACAATGATAAAGATCTAAAATGAGTGTTGCTTTTGGACACGCTTTTTCCATCAAGTGTCGAATCCAGATGGCCCCATCGCTGATGCCCACTACGTTTTCTTCAAGGGTATTATAGCGATCTACTACAGGCATCACTTTAGCACTAAACTCCGTCACATTGCCTAAATGGGCGATAAACTCGGACTCCGTAATGCGTCCGCCCCGATCTTCGACCACGCTGGCCTGAAGGGCCGTATCAGGAAAAATACGGGCTAATTTGGTGTCTTTATAGCCTTCATCGGTAAGTAAATTGGCTCCGTCGATCTCTACATAAACAACCGTTGGTACTACGGTCGGCGCCGATTCTGGCTCAGCAGGGGCAGGAATCTGGGCTAAATCGGGTTCGATAGCGGCTCTATAGTGGTTAGTAAGTCGATAAACCTGGCTGCTACAAACAGGGATACACAGCAACGAATGGGCTAACTCAGCCGCTTCTTTATAGACTTCTGAGTGGCCCCAAAAGACGAGTTTTTCTTGCAAGAATGGGCTGATACCAAATCCGTTAGGATGATGGCTAAATGGTTCACTGTTAGCAATTTCTATTTTTCCAAAGCGGGTAGTCATGCTTTTCGCGTCGGCGATCCGATTTTTACGTCGATCCTCCGGCACGTCATTCAGGTTTTTTTCTAAGACTTGTCGGCCTAAATCCAGCCAAATCTGCTCAAAGGATTTTTCATAATCGTAGAAAGTAGGCTCCTTTTTTAGACCTTGCAGATCGTTATACTTTTGTTCGGCCAAGGCCGGATATTCCTCTTTGCTCATGGTCGGTAAGGCTTGTGTATCCATTAGCTTAAGTTAGAACTATAATGCGACCATTTGAAATGCACCCGTTGACTTTGTCAAAATAGCCTGCATAATTGTTTTCGATTTT
Above is a window of Runella slithyformis DSM 19594 DNA encoding:
- a CDS encoding Cas10/Cmr2 second palm domain-containing protein, producing the protein MAYLYGASVQGIQGFIFQTNKLKEIVGASELVEQICTTKFLEVAGIDSSVRDTDGNIPNLIINAAGNIKYIFEDKAKCENFVRIFPKVIMDFAPGITISQAVVPLSGDLSKDIDFLEQRLKVQRSKVSMPVETGFMGLERDRRAGGVAFISRNKRKGGSEEICEATHKKRQKSDPDYQYKDEQQKENLFFKISNKVVSKDEVPHDVDKISESGKNSWLAIIHADGNALGILLQTLGKKLKENKFSAEKVKTAFSTFSKNLDAATKKAAQIAFENIIKVDLAEYKYPIRPVILGGDDLTVIIRADLALDFTIEFLKAFEKETETQFGFLKTEYKVDGFENGITACAGIAYIKEKYPFHYGVHLADMLTGKAKKFSKEDEKAIPPSSISFYKVQSSFIESLDDMTGKTLTATESSVSFDYGPYLIHAQEGKPSVEMLKKKLAVLEEEAEKRDQSRGVSKLRQWISELYKDKSTASFMLERIKQTEEHRKEKSLYERLGLENALEEIEKNKDENVLPKHKTIIYDVIQLHSLKY
- a CDS encoding RAMP superfamily CRISPR-associated protein, encoding MELTYKITFLSDWHCGSGLSGGAEADATVIKDDRNLPYIAGKTIKGLLKEALEEMYEVKPDTKEKICIDELLGYEIKDEKTKKVIETKSGIAFFSNATLPKEEKEDITPVLSDFLYRNIASTQIEKNGTAKDNSLRVMEVCIPITLEGRITGIASEKQIELLTNALKWVRHLGVNRNRGLGRCKFEITPKSN
- a CDS encoding IS630 family transposase, with the translated sequence MCSPSFAVRGHPRVKRPLSRRRRAKEHLSLIAAMAPNGRLYVGGQDKAYNSEGVVDFLEYLCRRYRSKDLIVIWDGATIHRSQAIKDFLARKKGRVHLVALPGYSPELNPVELLWSQLKRELKNRVFLDLTDLAEVLKEKIEEVRKDTELLVSFFKKKEVAFFTG
- a CDS encoding IS630 family transposase, translating into MKAKYKPSDYEILRRRCVELKEAGWKQKDITSALGLTEGWVSQTLKKYRELGAEGLLARKPPGSLPKLTSEQLSQLVEELKQGAVSHGFPGHIWTRSRVNELIGRLFGVSYDLTQVGRILKKLGWSLQKPAKKARQQSKQKVQQWREETVPELKKAEDENRAIVYIDESGFYLLPLVCRTWAPKGKTPIIEEKAGKRTPQSDRRDGP
- a CDS encoding DUF1887 family protein, whose translation is MVKTNTFDLAVQDGKFLVKHKGILFFESSLTESDIDFFYFNAGWFELLTAQSLLKKYPEDKIYLSVRFPYLSNQIFDKNEVDILINDSGKLVFIECKSGEVKSEHIDRIKNRKDTFGGLISKSILVTRFPLETNVNTHLSKNMVEKCKEYGIEYKTLYELSK
- the csx2 gene encoding TIGR02221 family CRISPR-associated protein — its product is MGRKIFISFLGTNNYVPCNYFVETDATRKVSDIKYVQEAIIKLFCSDFTKNDAIFTFTTTLAHQMNYLDDGQWNNKSQQYDLPNTGLQGVYKNILGGSNSPQYQSLPIKEGFSEKEIWEIFETVSSVIEKDDELILDITHAFRFLPMLGITLIDFLKVTKNITVKGVFYGAFEKLGVQSKVLSMPIEERNAPIINLLSLIELQRWTQAANNFNQYGFADGILELTNKNIKPILAKSQGRDELSQNLRGLGNIIDTLIKNIFTNRGRNLNEFNSESLENNISFIESSDLFIKPLKSLFEIIKNKIIPFTYSKEIWLESAKWCNNHNLIQQGITQLQEGIITYLLGLCCIVMLATV
- a CDS encoding IS5 family transposase; this translates as MPKIHFFTQAENLPPKAQRNPPIPKEKYRLTNWPEYNKALINRGFVTLWLNEKTLTQWYYQGPRTRGGLLRYSDQCIQAALALKAAFRLAFRQTQGLIQSLLAIMKIDIQVPSYSQLCRRQAHLQAFHTPQKPTDNQVKPIHLVVDSTGLKVYGEGEWKVRKHGADQRRTWRKLHLVADEATNTIHAVELTTHSISDAEMIKPLLADIEWPIAKLRADGAYDQVKVFDELEKHWIQPVIPPRSNAVIWTSENGNDLIHPRNEAVRQIRLVGIAAWKQQIGYHRRSKAETAMFRWKMIFGERLSARLVTNQQTEAQIKATCLNRFTRLGMPKTVKRLPT
- a CDS encoding PKD domain-containing protein, encoding MKLTTLMLFLLTVHFQSIGQIRGIKISGDTCSNFTLALQAEGTSRSPYFFWQFGDPASGIKDSITITGLSPSPFPTHTFTSPGVYNVCVSFQEPNLPVVKICRSISIGLCCDGLITFKDSCLQNNSTFSFKTGASINSINWNFGDIASGANNNSNALNPSHKFTSAGTYTVIATVNAACGVFKDTSIVSIINCNRAPCTGTILHKDTCLNRQTSFQINSIDPIVSVNWNFGDPGSGVFNTSTSNNTNHQFTTSKVFTIRAIVNFNCGIDTLFKTIEIINCEITDSSLCKVSIPDAFSPNNDNINDLFLPLTSCPLEKYELLIFNRWGELIFKSNNPENAWNGDYKGVECPVGIYTYLLMYKYPNKPNEIKRGDVAIIK
- a CDS encoding ISLre2-like element ISRsl1 family transposase → MDTQALPTMSKEEYPALAEQKYNDLQGLKKEPTFYDYEKSFEQIWLDLGRQVLEKNLNDVPEDRRKNRIADAKSMTTRFGKIEIANSEPFSHHPNGFGISPFLQEKLVFWGHSEVYKEAAELAHSLLCIPVCSSQVYRLTNHYRAAIEPDLAQIPAPAEPESAPTVVPTVVYVEIDGANLLTDEGYKDTKLARIFPDTALQASVVEDRGGRITESEFIAHLGNVTEFSAKVMPVVDRYNTLEENVVGISDGAIWIRHLMEKACPKATLILDLYHCLGHVSEAGVAAFGSGKRAIDWLNTQRNLLLESFLNSISANIKGLPIAGSLRDSVCSYLKSNRDRMDYRCYRERGLLIGSGAIESAHRTVMQRRLKRSGQRWSIRGAQRVLNLRVCSMSGRWRLVGEHIEPIKSTMDT